ATGGATATGTCATTGATGATTCCTGTGTGATTGGAGCTGAGGTCTTTGTTTGTAATGAAAGAAGAGCTGGCAAAGGAGAGTCAATATCGATGATCGAGGTTGGTGTTATGTGCAAGCATGTTTGGAAGGTTGAGAACTTTTCAAAGTTGAGTGCTGACTGCTGCGAATCAGAACCATTCACTGCCGGAGAACGAAAATGGTATCTCTTCTAGGCCCTTTTTATTAATGCCCTTAATAAgagaagttttaatttttaatccacAGTATAATCTCGTATCAGTCATCTTGTTTTACCCGCATGATAATAGACTACTAATCACCCTTGTTAGCTAAAGTCAATTTTCCTCCAAACAAAAGCATAtggtttttgagtttcaaaCTATATATGCAATTTTAACTACACAACTTTCGCACTAGATGTGGTTGATCGCTGTAAAACATGTTGAATTTTTGCTTCCAATGTAGGACTTTGCTCTTTTAATTCAAACCCAAAGATGTGAGGTGAATAGGGTCCCATCCCAATTAACGAGAGACATGTAATAAAAAGTCATCATATTCTTCCAATGTTGCAGGAAGATACTGCTCTATCCCGAGGGAAATGGCAATGGAAAGGGTACTCATATTTCTCTATTCTTGGAATTGGATGATCCGGAAAAAGTTACTGATTCCAAAGTATTTGCAGAGTTTTCCCTGCGCATTGTAGATCAAATGCATGCCAAACATGAGTGGTTTATAGGTAAAGATTGTCCTATTTCAGTGTTTAATTGTATGAATCCTTCATAACATCAGGGTGTATTATGTGCAGCTAACAACTGGTTCAGTAACTCAACTCGGGATTGGGGTTGGTCTACGTTCCTTAAACTGGAAACCTTCAATCAGGCACACAAGGGGTTTCTGTTGAACGATGCTTGCATAGTGGAGGCAGAGGTCACTATCCATGGAATTGCGGAAGGACTATAGTCAGCTTGTGTTTGGTTTCGGATATTGTGAAAATGATGTTAATTGACTTGTGAATACGAATGTGGTTCTGGATCTGCGATATGGTTTGTCCTAAAAGTGGCGTTCTGTAGAACCCTACTGCTGCAATCCTTTCCACCAAATGACTTGTGATTGAAGTGTATCTTGATAGGACCTGTTTTCTTAAAAAATCTGTCCTGTGAGACATATGTCGAGTCTTGACCAGTTATTTTAAAGTAGTTTATCTTGTGTTTAGCTAAAAACTTTGTTTGGTTAGTCTAACCTTAACTTGTTTGACAATGCTACACTGTAAACATTGTTCCTTTGCATAAGAATTAAAATTGCAGAATGTGTTTCGAAGCACCCACAAGCAGGTGATGGATACCTTTTCAACGAAACAAAGGCAACCTTTTTGAAGCAAAGGATAACAATTCAATCTTTAAAGGTTTCATGTTAGGAATAACACCTTTAACTTTTCCTTGTAAAGGCGGGAAAACATATTTGATTCTAGAACTGAAAACCGGTTGATTCATCTGTAATCGATTATTGAAAAATTAAGTTTATTAACATGACCAGTCTTAACTTCGATGACCAAGATGGTAAGATGCTCCATCTGTTTGCCTGGGTGTGTTGGAGTTGAAAGCAGTAACTAATGTACACATTTATTTCAGGGATTTTGAGAACAATTTCGGATGCACCACCAACTCATTACACAGTAAAATCTAGTCGGGTTCATTGCTCTCCAAAAATTCACTGGAGAAATATGAATCCAGGGACTTAGAAGTCTCAGTTTCTAAGAACAAATTCTtactatttcttttttcataaaCTTTCCATCAATTAC
This Pyrus communis chromosome 6, drPyrComm1.1, whole genome shotgun sequence DNA region includes the following protein-coding sequences:
- the LOC137738146 gene encoding uncharacterized protein, which produces MACNPFRQNGFSTSYSDSAPTHYTLKIGSFSWLTEIFADKYESGGFEAGGYKWKLVLYPNGNKKKNVEGHISVYLEMVGADSLQTGCEVYVDFRFFLLDQNKGTFLVLQDANKKELCFHGMMRYLGFDKLITLKWFTDASNGYVIDDSCVIGAEVFVCNERRAGKGESISMIEVGVMCKHVWKVENFSKLSADCCESEPFTAGERKWKILLYPEGNGNGKGTHISLFLELDDPEKVTDSKVFAEFSLRIVDQMHAKHEWFIANNWFSNSTRDWGWSTFLKLETFNQAHKGFLLNDACIVEAEVTIHGIAEGL